The Candidatus Neomarinimicrobiota bacterium genome window below encodes:
- a CDS encoding TlpA disulfide reductase family protein, producing MKRLLFSLIVSASLVLSQTNRIPSLSLKMVDGKNTTVRQLLNDGPLLIDFWALWCAPCLKAMRHLDNFHEKYTKDNLRVLAINLDTERSRSKVRSYVRSKGYNFLVALDPVQESYRRLNGNVMPFTVLVSRYGEIVYKHTGYVPGDEKVLEEQIQSLVRQEATESSDSPPSH from the coding sequence GTGAAACGCCTCTTATTTAGTCTCATTGTAAGCGCATCCCTGGTTCTCTCCCAGACGAATCGTATCCCATCCTTATCCCTGAAGATGGTTGACGGCAAAAATACGACCGTCCGCCAACTGTTGAATGACGGGCCGCTGCTGATCGACTTCTGGGCGTTGTGGTGCGCACCGTGCCTGAAGGCCATGAGGCATCTGGACAACTTTCACGAGAAGTATACAAAGGACAACTTAAGAGTGCTGGCCATAAATCTTGATACGGAACGCAGCCGCTCAAAAGTTCGCTCTTATGTTCGATCAAAAGGTTACAATTTCCTGGTGGCACTCGATCCTGTGCAGGAAAGTTATCGAAGGCTGAACGGGAACGTCATGCCGTTCACAGTCCTGGTCAGCAGGTACGGTGAGATTGTTTACAAGCATACTGGCTATGTACCGGGTGACGAAAAAGTGCTGGAAGAACAAATCCAATCTCTTGTTCGGCAGGAAGCGACAGAATCTTCAGACTCACCTCCCTCGCACTAA